The segment AATATAGAAATACCTAGTTAAAAGTTTAATAAATATAATTATGAGTAGGCTATCTTTAATAAAGAATAAGATAGCCTATTTCATTGGGTTTTAAATAGCTTTTCTCTTGTTTACATTATATTGCATAAGTAAAAAATCTACTTGTTGGTTATTCATGGTGTCTTTATATGTATAGATAGGCTCAAAGCCTACTTTTGTGTAAGTTTTAATAGCTCTTTTATTAAAAGTAGCTACAGACAATGTTATTTGTTTTGGGTGGTATTTTTGAATGCAAAAATGTATTCCTGCTTCCACAAACTGAGATCCCAAGCCTTTTCCTGTAAGTGAAGGCTCAATACCTAGTCCCAGTTCTATGACTCCATTCTTTTCTTTCTCAAAGCAGAATAATCCGATAGTCTGTCCTTGGTAAGAAACCGTATAATAATTGTTTTTTCTGTGTCTAGGCTCCAGAAATAGTTCTAATGCCTCCCTATCATTCTCTAGATTATAGAATGAATATACTCCTCTGTAATGCCACTCATAAGCTACTTCTTCTGCTTCTTGCTGAGTCATTAAACGAAAAGTGTAATGTTCCATTAAAATATAGTATTCAGTGCGTAATAATGTTGTAAACAAGAATCTCTATATATAGGGTAGGTAGATAAGAAAAAAGCATCCTAGAAAATTCTAGAATGCCTTTTATTATTTGTTCATTAAAGTCTTGCGGAAGCTGGGGGATTCGAACCCCCGGACCGGTTACCCGATCGGCAGTTTAGCAAACTGCTGGTTTCAGCCACTCACCCAAACTTCCTTTGTCATTTTCTCTCAAATGCGATGCAAATATAAGTCGAACTTTTTGACTACGCAAATAATAAGATAAAATATTTTTAATCAAATTTGAGGGGTATGACTTATCCTGTTTAAAATCAATCTTTTAATGTGAAAATATTTTTACATTATTATTTATTAATTTTCTGTATCAGTATGCATTTCTACATGAACCTTTTGTACCGCTTCATCTGAAATTGCTTTTTCTTGTTCAGATATGAGTAATAATACATCATCTATATGAAGTACCAATGAACCATTCGGTATTAAAAACTGCTTGCCTCGTTTCACTAACATAACCAATGTTCCTTGAGGGACACTCATATATTTTAATGTGTTACCATGTTTTAGCATAGCATCGTTTACCGTGATTTCAAAAAGATGCGTATTCAACTCTTCGGGTAATTCCACTCCAAACTGATTTCCTTCTTCTTTTAAGGGTGTTGATAGATGTAGTAGCTTAGCTACAAAGGATATAGATGTTCCTTGAATAACAAGAGATAGTATGGTAATAAAGAATACGATATTAAAGATAACATCAGCGCCTGGTACATCATGCATTACTGGATAGGTTGCAAAGATGATTGGTACAGCTCCTCTTAGTCCTACCCACGAAACAAAGTGCTTTGCATTGAGTGAAATCTTTCTGAATGGCAGAAGGCATAAGAAGACACTCAGTGGACGACC is part of the Bacteroides coprosuis DSM 18011 genome and harbors:
- a CDS encoding GCN5-related N-acetyltransferase (InterPro IPR000182~KEGG: bcb:BCB4264_A1621 acetyltransferase, GNAT family~PFAM: GCN5-related N-acetyltransferase (GNAT) domain~SPTR: Ribosomal-protein-alanine acetyltransferase;~IMG reference gene:2504106699~PFAM: Acetyltransferase (GNAT) family), which produces MEHYTFRLMTQQEAEEVAYEWHYRGVYSFYNLENDREALELFLEPRHRKNNYYTVSYQGQTIGLFCFEKEKNGVIELGLGIEPSLTGKGLGSQFVEAGIHFCIQKYHPKQITLSVATFNKRAIKTYTKVGFEPIYTYKDTMNNQQVDFLLMQYNVNKRKAI